One Elusimicrobiota bacterium genomic region harbors:
- the tsf gene encoding translation elongation factor Ts, whose translation MAVTAETVKKLRQMSGAGILECQKALNETAGDIEKAIKLLRERGIVQAAKKSTRNAGDGLISAYIHAGSKLGVLIELNCETDFVAKTDEFKSLVKELTLQIAGANPQWVSRETVPADIIEKEKEIYRVQMAKDTKPKPPEVVEKILLGKLEKFYKDFCLLEQPYVRDPNKTVKDVITENIAKLGENIVVGRFVRYRVGEELETAETKTSDNKVAE comes from the coding sequence ATGGCAGTTACAGCAGAGACAGTAAAAAAATTAAGGCAGATGTCCGGTGCGGGAATACTTGAATGCCAGAAGGCATTGAACGAAACTGCCGGGGATATTGAAAAAGCTATTAAACTATTACGTGAACGCGGTATAGTTCAGGCAGCAAAAAAATCTACCCGCAACGCGGGTGACGGTTTGATCTCGGCATACATACATGCGGGAAGTAAGCTTGGAGTATTGATAGAACTTAATTGCGAGACAGATTTTGTGGCAAAGACAGATGAGTTTAAGAGTTTGGTAAAAGAGTTAACATTACAGATCGCCGGAGCAAACCCGCAATGGGTCAGCCGCGAGACTGTACCTGCGGATATTATAGAGAAAGAGAAAGAAATCTATCGTGTGCAAATGGCAAAGGATACAAAACCAAAACCGCCGGAAGTTGTTGAAAAAATACTATTAGGTAAGCTTGAAAAGTTTTATAAAGATTTTTGTTTGTTAGAACAACCCTATGTACGTGACCCGAACAAAACAGTTAAAGATGTTATTACCGAAAACATAGCAAAACTCGGAGAAAACATTGTTGTAGGACGGTTTGTACGGTACCGCGTAGGGGAAGAGTTAGAAACCGCAGAAACGAAGACCAGTGACAATAAAGTAGCGGAGTGA
- a CDS encoding L-rhamnose isomerase: MVNKKVCGYNNAKEKYAEFGVDTEKAIVALEKVAVSLHCWQGDDVAGFEKPDAELSSGGIQVTGNYPGRARNVKELRRDLEQVLSYLPGKHRVNLHAIYGEFSGKRVDRDEIESKHYEGWVDWSRGLKNKVTGLDFNATLFSHPKAAAGFTLSSRDPGIRGFWVEHVKRCRRITQYFGESCGSTSIHNLWIPDGMKDFCVNRAGYRRDLKDSLDKIYKTKLPAKFVADAVEPKLFGIGSEMFVVGSHEFYLSYALKNNLLLCLDLGHYHLTESIGDKVSALLQFFPSVLLHVSRGVRWDSDHVVVSDDILHEVMHEIVRAGAVGRVIIALDYFDASINRIGAWVTGARAVLKTLLYALLEPVKQLQEYESRGEYYPRLALLEQMKAMPYNDIWEEYCCRKNVISEESRIIKEILAYEGKVLNRR, from the coding sequence ATGGTTAACAAAAAAGTGTGTGGTTACAACAACGCTAAAGAAAAGTATGCAGAATTTGGGGTGGATACCGAGAAAGCAATTGTTGCGCTTGAAAAAGTTGCTGTCTCGCTTCATTGCTGGCAGGGTGATGACGTTGCTGGGTTTGAGAAACCCGATGCGGAACTGTCATCGGGGGGGATACAGGTTACGGGTAATTATCCGGGCCGCGCGCGTAATGTCAAGGAACTCAGGCGTGATTTAGAACAGGTATTATCGTATCTCCCGGGAAAACACAGGGTTAACCTCCACGCGATCTATGGTGAGTTCAGCGGGAAACGTGTTGACCGTGATGAGATTGAATCAAAACACTATGAAGGATGGGTAGACTGGTCGAGGGGATTGAAGAATAAAGTTACGGGATTGGACTTTAACGCTACGTTGTTCTCGCATCCAAAAGCAGCGGCAGGGTTTACTCTTAGCAGCAGGGACCCGGGTATCCGCGGATTCTGGGTTGAACATGTTAAACGTTGCCGCAGGATAACGCAATACTTTGGAGAATCCTGCGGGAGTACCAGTATTCATAACCTCTGGATCCCGGATGGGATGAAAGATTTTTGTGTTAACCGCGCGGGGTATCGCCGGGATTTAAAGGATTCGTTGGATAAAATATATAAAACCAAGTTACCGGCTAAGTTTGTTGCTGACGCAGTAGAACCTAAATTGTTCGGTATCGGCAGTGAAATGTTTGTCGTAGGCTCGCACGAGTTTTACCTGAGCTATGCGCTGAAGAACAATTTACTGCTTTGCCTTGACCTCGGGCATTACCATCTTACGGAATCTATCGGGGATAAGGTGTCTGCATTACTGCAATTTTTCCCGTCAGTACTCCTGCATGTAAGCCGCGGGGTGCGGTGGGATAGCGATCATGTAGTAGTCTCCGATGACATCTTACACGAGGTAATGCACGAAATTGTGCGTGCCGGCGCGGTGGGGCGCGTAATAATTGCGCTTGATTATTTTGATGCGTCAATTAACCGTATCGGTGCATGGGTTACCGGTGCGCGGGCGGTATTAAAAACTTTGTTATACGCGTTGCTTGAACCGGTAAAGCAGTTACAGGAATATGAATCCCGGGGTGAATATTATCCGCGTTTAGCGTTGTTGGAACAGATGAAAGCAATGCCGTATAATGATATTTGGGAAGAATATTGCTGCCGTAAAAATGTTATCTCCGAAGAAAGCCGGATTATTAAAGAAATTTTGGCGTATGAAGGAAAGGTTTTAAATAGAAGATAA
- a CDS encoding response regulator: MKNLLVVENMDTLRELVYDELTEAGYKTVAAHSVAEGRELVKYFTPDLALLDIKLPGESGVEFAKELKKQWPKLPVIFCTAYYDKDTMKEIGDTEVADFFLKPFDLDVLKQRIKELIG, encoded by the coding sequence ATGAAAAACTTGCTTGTCGTAGAAAACATGGACACTCTGCGTGAATTGGTGTACGATGAGCTTACGGAAGCCGGTTATAAGACCGTTGCTGCGCATAGTGTTGCTGAAGGCCGCGAACTTGTTAAATACTTTACGCCGGACCTCGCGTTGTTGGATATAAAACTACCCGGTGAAAGCGGTGTGGAATTCGCGAAAGAGTTGAAGAAACAATGGCCGAAATTGCCGGTAATCTTCTGTACCGCGTACTACGATAAGGATACAATGAAGGAAATCGGTGATACCGAGGTGGCCGATTTTTTTCTCAAACCCTTTGACCTTGATGTTTTAAAGCAGAGAATTAAAGAGTTGATAGGATAA
- a CDS encoding rhamnulokinase family protein: MIVVVAAAGMRMAIKSVTVKMKKKSSNSGTCRYLAVDLGAESGRVILGTITPGGKVVLEELHRFPTGNIRLHGRLYWDILGLYREIITGLRVCAARGFTKINSIGIDTWGVDYALFNKNGELLANPYAYRDSRTDGMMEKVFARVGKRNLYNHTGIQFMQFNTVFQLYSAVLNNDPLLKNADALLFIPDILNYFLTGKMAAEFTFATTSQLYNPVTRGWDKDVFKKLGLNINLMRKIVQPGTVIGKLTDEICRLTGLEKTNVVAVGSHDTASAVAAVPAEDMESCAYISSGTWSLMGIETRNPVINDETYKYNFTNEGGVCGTFRVLKNIMGLWLLQECRRDWEKKLRRKYTFAELMNLALKIKPLSIAVIDPDNSIFLNPVSMTGTISSFCRKSGQKVPYNPGEYTRCIYDSLALDYRYAGELINTVSSRNLSRLHIIGGGAKDEVLSQLTADFTQMEVITGPVEATAVGNILLQSIASRQCGSLKTARKLIRNSFPTLKYVPSKKQYPGFTDIYKKFVNYKNTTMR; this comes from the coding sequence ATGATAGTTGTAGTTGCGGCTGCGGGGATGAGGATGGCCATAAAGAGTGTAACTGTAAAGATGAAGAAAAAAAGTAGTAACTCAGGAACCTGCCGATATCTCGCGGTTGACCTCGGGGCGGAGAGCGGGCGCGTGATACTTGGTACTATAACCCCCGGGGGTAAGGTTGTTCTTGAAGAACTTCACCGGTTTCCTACAGGTAATATTCGCCTTCACGGGCGGTTATATTGGGACATCCTTGGGTTATACCGCGAAATAATTACAGGGTTACGCGTATGCGCAGCGCGTGGTTTTACCAAAATTAACAGTATCGGGATTGACACCTGGGGTGTTGACTATGCGCTGTTCAACAAAAACGGCGAACTTCTTGCAAATCCGTATGCTTATCGTGACAGCCGTACTGACGGTATGATGGAAAAAGTTTTTGCCAGAGTAGGCAAGCGTAATCTCTACAACCATACGGGAATACAGTTTATGCAGTTCAATACTGTGTTCCAGTTATACTCGGCTGTTTTGAATAATGACCCGCTGCTGAAAAACGCGGATGCGTTGTTGTTTATCCCGGACATATTAAACTATTTCCTTACCGGCAAAATGGCAGCGGAGTTTACGTTTGCTACTACATCGCAGTTGTATAATCCTGTTACCCGCGGGTGGGATAAAGATGTATTCAAAAAGCTGGGGTTAAACATTAACCTCATGCGCAAAATTGTGCAGCCGGGCACTGTGATAGGCAAACTTACCGACGAAATATGCCGGCTTACCGGGCTTGAGAAAACTAATGTCGTTGCTGTTGGCTCGCATGATACTGCCTCAGCTGTTGCTGCTGTACCTGCTGAAGATATGGAGTCCTGTGCATACATAAGTTCAGGTACATGGTCGTTGATGGGTATTGAAACACGGAATCCGGTAATAAATGATGAAACATATAAATATAATTTTACTAATGAAGGCGGTGTATGCGGTACATTCCGTGTACTAAAAAACATTATGGGTTTATGGTTGCTGCAGGAATGCCGGAGGGACTGGGAAAAAAAGTTGCGGCGGAAATATACATTCGCAGAACTTATGAACTTAGCTTTAAAAATTAAGCCGTTGAGTATCGCAGTGATTGACCCTGATAATTCTATATTCCTGAATCCCGTAAGTATGACAGGCACAATCTCTTCTTTCTGCAGGAAAAGCGGGCAGAAAGTTCCGTATAATCCCGGGGAGTATACGCGGTGTATATACGACAGCCTCGCACTGGATTACCGGTACGCCGGAGAGTTGATAAACACAGTATCTAGCCGTAATTTGAGCAGGTTGCATATCATCGGAGGTGGTGCAAAAGATGAAGTGTTGTCTCAATTAACCGCTGATTTTACGCAAATGGAAGTTATTACCGGCCCTGTGGAAGCTACGGCAGTAGGGAATATTTTATTACAGTCAATAGCAAGCAGGCAGTGCGGTTCGTTGAAAACCGCAAGGAAGCTTATCCGCAATTCTTTCCCAACGTTAAAATATGTACCGTCAAAAAAACAGTATCCCGGATTTACGGATATCTACAAAAAATTCGTTAATTATAAAAATACAACGATGAGGTAA